One genomic segment of Drosophila melanogaster chromosome 3R includes these proteins:
- the unc80 gene encoding uncoordinated 80, isoform D — MVTNAAGTAATGGATSNTTNNNNLQTNNNSHGANNNNDDFDFDQDSGLQDLGLPVSVQTFLWRQIAPFIRPKLGKLHESTCLFCQHAPGHHESKEACKSFEKVLVQNIQFGLSPPLTKGLGVIPRWRLLQGALPHVMHACAALLYNRVKDMQAIGPVETKLLYTMQWILLYAAEECADDEGGEDLGLGDAAEPKSKSIDQYLFSVPTITLFVYLFAPIIHHLKESDFQNFRLENGIKLWQGMWDNRAPGAPCFTAPVKPKARNLLCAPTPKGSTDVFPARKHSLSADAMSPKADSPQSGISDYGRQDEEGSWVSSPKEFAFPETIPEEASSVEDERVVIFRLPSAPQLMDNSFFTADASLLQQQQSQSRRGSRQSMNSRDKDKVPSTKFEFDQQELMRGASMKEKRSASIEKETDSDKSESIKADVSAATFLDVAVLRCLFISHWQEEGIFWSLQYLYNRLSDIGEEAAITLNQPRKRSNSLPIPQIEISLYQGPGSNSRDSPGSSVVKDYIEIPDPSPTVTACVAEEPQSAPSTTERRGSEKKKRVKMADLRAFVETKMFSKSEKNLEKEYHRSLDTGEKKLSRSASMISREPASNLIKGKSMPSLRYVEPPKAPRPSQATCPRSTAFYPRNPIITVTEHTPTPSPDYMKRQGSIDSQLDALSNGGSIAGMTGNGGGNGSTGMGSSTTRYRGQMLRSHTDSHIDYTGVDESEAPGSSFYITRDGGIDYEIILLAISNVFKRDPAQVCSLRVLEAGLNICELLIEMGVLKLGEHAHEISMSITRRALQVLGCPHGCNDGVRGPPADFLRNQCQKILSRMLRQAGQRTKRFMQEMVKTSPLPELIDYFHAFLAFCVDPSSLLSPLTHKRQSGFKNANTDIGGVPGQGGYSTNFSGGMSGGAEAQVVGAVFKPLVSRFVEASKDLKGPENIALYGDIRQLVTYVKGAHGGPFRLVALSGILAVTPRPHKKGPSAQTTRVIRHIPQANANQSLQNDDNRSQRRLLLKKRSTSSACAVSLLETEACEEHYKTSQSPLSNFRRRTTGVRPTLTPRHSERALLSDSTSSSERNSLGRLSGLVRWFRGTPKEASSIDLEIGSLNPEISSTFMRHASLKIQRGRSSDGIGRSIQRAKRRVERRLNRFGGIVKGKKKVGGIEETADFSRRSSSDMCDGPRESEVVILKERKLVPTEPVRVGMLRLSFLLETCAPGSFPDPQLVAAVLDLPQAPLVARATFLLECAHFVHLCNKGQWPAWMKQNVGSYRASGANINLNQMKQQVSQTSARRTHILQRAAGKMFHQWAEMVGARLEEILFTERLQYEAVNASLTDPEKQRELLQQDEEEDFLDETSVNPHGNDCPHSLKLIACVLLFEITAFLRDTYLMLPKTSKLIHRDKPAPWEKVYREANRRWSMALSSMGHSQTSAQSLQSIAAGNDGAGQSERKISFVLHEPDNESENSSNTTLTKEGEEARRPTTSAVRPFLLRRGTATTTGGSFKRRSLKLRRNTKDSKDIETDFNMQSRRKVSSLSDRSDTSEQGMISGGEESPGILSDDQQPESPTDSNENDDTAKNMPWLKAIIDLMSSYNYYCTHKGYCHPFCYKRHMRSCTRLVKATRKVYGEEFGFTFDADHPNVEPTIITSSKPHTSRARSTRKVSEQSSTQTSPSKRKDSLSRKDRISDDPDLEMAEKLAKAFRQEKEKKMQEEPPILKFIRIHIRNLFHFPLATLLKGAVVLTEEMVIEAMPAAWELLLETNHDTATSSAAVFLMGSVKAQNFAFDIMQRALKHKDPDIRIGAIQRYLVLWKCRFHVWPRMEENAHDVTFKVPPGGIEFTLPSPKIGIESLPVVDPPWMPVQQTKDMDVTLNQDRHRSLVTATKSRKMQQTEAIRNALRQQRDKQRAERHSFLITMIPISQQASHEPGMEKLEDHEIEEDLDGTRMSSHLHHAHSLFPSVLCSSVMQIVGCLDDAAIGSDGNAVYEIAYQVIWVCLVEESALFLRYVFERLTRDRQDQMFKLLRHLIRFVPRLPQQAAFALYNSIIGYIMFYVRSSNELKQELVGSALSVLWMVVHSVHGIMFKDLKQILRKEQCDASILLTANVPAAKKIVVHGPADDDYNIPSQFPVQEDTLFCQLLKEALDYYPIDEKNTSHYCLVDYKSSKILNPNWYIRDLYFFKRSQYPEVRLMLMRPEESFLALQKQELTKKFVEIGKVHLTWAILKNVDMVVQRVVFLHEELMKLPSFPRKALEVDLDLHHGGEYGKVLLGLDVLHKFMWVRLIARMFEAMAGNFAYSADIQLFLNVLSGASILHAEDSCIMRYVMATFINAAFNFKNIFSTNGYFMIMPTLLQVYSLHQTNKLITTTIEYAVKQFYLLNRKPFILQMFGSVSAILDTDEDGTYGEAHKVQSSCLFNLLLSLEDPSPDPLNIAELVKEPKPLKAIDFCYHDEDDDVTVLDCITLCVMVVSYSAESTRGYQMLIILEAILPCYLQQIQSPSYIPLQGKSERDIILQLAVAIRTMVHNCEGLAKSYNGPYRNSPEHKGSSQRNCSRGPPCSPGLDFEEETHPKYMTDARTKNMMDSAEDSEMIRTEYRRPRDVLLSVVADFLTKSTVRLAELAKKMPSDTKPTEVLDAKCHIRLADIAHSLLKVSPYDPESMACRGLQRYMQAVLPRAEWSNDTLRNALVTILRRIDKVFLKISKKPSIRRNTDWEAAAGLLKGIHETIIRHSYVLHWQQMKTLISTVQNLIVNEPGIPEGVSSAGAALMSQNPPAFFCSAVVRLVALQVVSPVDCFSLVQICGGSSEFATQEKAEGFLMHLIMPLCLKVCSGRGVSDVGELKMSDVSFLLTAVLNAMSPPAGRTGQAVSQINRVTGDLRAGSLTFTGSRDAKRPARISGSLYQAAFLALRIVCICFESRLSNEWPRIVRVMRDLGRRNEAAPDLWSFMEFVVTHRTPLYIVLLPFILHKISQPPIGDHERHMQFIIRERLRGTPPQGGIKSKGALLLELARELRDLRDELEEKRYDRESSEQKKSDTPAATRTTTGQASHSHVSAVPIDSRSGSGGICTPSDTLSQQTLHPPRESLSSSSTGRDPHTTTSESQSGEADAGSAPTLVGATPSGSGHGSGGGIGTGAASAVPSHLSHSQSLQQAPFKAQPPKLRFVSSVEFRHSSGETSTTPLSPESPAEDSSGDHTRSRLQRSKAASRKTFRLKRSRLTPMEPPSIVTSQEEQAPQAQAKTLGEISWDSVSQTSSTSGYRDNNSLQTGLLSPDGSLGGLTLGRSPSQHSLLMVFEGQDEDTLI, encoded by the exons GAGTCAAAGGAAGCCTGCAAG TCCTTTGAGAAAGTGCTTGTGCAGAACATCCAGTTCGGCCTGTCACCACCTCTCACGAAGGGCTTGGGTGTGATTCCCCGATGGCGCCTCTTGCAAGGAGCTCTGCCACATGTTATGCACGCCTGTGCCGCTCTGCTCTACAATCGCGTCAAGGATATGCAGGCCATTGGTCCTGTGGAGACCAAGCTGCTATACACCATGCAGTGGATCCTGCTGTACGCCGCCGAGGAATGTGCCGATGATGAAGGCGGCGAGGATCTGGGCTTGGGAGATGCGGCGGAACCAAAGTCGAAGTCCATTGATCAGTACTTGTTTTCAGTACCAACTATTACG CTCTTTGTGTACCTATTTGCACCTATTATACACCACCTAAAGGAATCGGATTTCCAAAACTTTCGCCTGGAGAATGGCATTAAGCTCTGGCAGGGAATGTGGGACAATCGAGCACCCGGAGCTCCATGCTTTACAGCTCCCGTTAAGCCCAAGGCTCGAAACTTGCTGTGTGCACCCACTCCGAAAGGTTCCACGGACGTTTTTCCCGCCCGAAAGCACTCACTCAGTGCGGACGCCATGTCACCCAAGGCAGATTCGCCACAGAGCGGTATCTCAGACTATGGAAGGCAGGACGAGGAG GGTTCCTGGGTTTCTTCGCCCAAGGAGTTCGCCTTTCCCGAAACCATACCAGAAGAAGCCTCCAGCGTGGAGGATGAACGTGTGGTCATATTTAGGTTACCTTCGGCGCCACAACTAATGGATAACTCATTCTTTACG GCCGATGCCAGTctgttgcaacagcaacaatccCAGAGTCGTCGAGGAAGTCGCCAGTCAATGAACTCCCGGGACAAGGATAAAGTGCCCTCCACCAAGTTCGAGTTCGATCAGCAGGAACTGATGCGAGGTGCATCTATGAAGGAGAAACGGAGTGCATCCATCGAAAAGGAGACGGACTCGGATAAGTCGGAAAGTATCAAGGCGGATGTATCCGCAGCCACTTTCCTGGACGTGGCTGTGCTGCGCTGCCTCTTCATCTCCCATTGGCAGGAGGAGGGCATCTTCTGGAGCCTGCAGTATCTATACAATCG ACTCAGTGACATTGGTGAGGAGGCGGCCATCACCTTGAATCAACCTCGCAAGCGCTCGAATTCCTTGCCCATACCGCAAATCGAGATTTCACTGTACCAGGGACCCGGCAGCAATAGTCGGGATAGTCCAGGCAGTTCCGTGGTTAAGGATTACATCGAAATACCCGATCCATCGCCCACGGTGACAGCCTGTGTAGCAG AAGAACCTCAAAGTGCGCCAAGCACAACGGAAAGACGCGGCAGTGAGAAGAAGAAACGCGTTAAGATGGCAGATCTTCGGGCTTTCGTGGAAACAAAGATGTTCTCGAAGTCGGAGAAGAATTTGGAAAAA GAATACCATCGCAGCCTGGACACGGGTGAGAAGAAACTATCTCGGTCAGCCTCGATGATAAGTCGCGAACCAGCCAGTAACTTGATAAAGGGCAAATCTATGCCCAGTCTCAG ATACGTTGAGCCACCCAAGGCCCCAAGGCCATCGCAGGCCACCTGTCCGCGTTCCACGGCCTTCTATCCCCGGAATCCCATCATTACGGTTACGGAGCACACGCCCACACCTTCGCCCGATTACATGAAGCGTCAG GGCTCCATCGACTCCCAGCTGGATGCCTTGAGTAATGGCGGCAGTATTGCTGGTATGACTGGAAACGGAGGTGGTAATGGTAGCACTGGCATGGGCAGCTCCACCACCCGTTACCGTGGTCAAATGCTGCGCTCCCACACGGACTCCCACATCGATTACACGGGCGTGGATGAGTCGGAGGCGCCGGGCTCCTCCTTTTATATAACACGCGATGGCGGCATTGACTACGAGATTATCCTGCTGGCCATTAGCAATGTTTTCAAGCGGGATCCGGCACAGGTTTGCTCACTCCGAGTCTTGGAAGCGGGTCTGAACATCTGCGAGTTGCTGATTGAAATGGGTGTGCTCAAACTGGGTGAGCATGCCCACGAGATCTCGATGAGTATTACGAGGAGAGCTCTGCAGGTCTTGGGGTGTCCACACGGATGCAATGATG GTGTTCGAGGGCCACCTGCTGACTTTCTGCGCAACCAGTGCCAGAAGATCCTGTCGAGAATGTTGCGGCAGGCTGGTCAAAGGACGAAGCGCTTTATGCAGGAGATGGTGAAGACTTCACCGCTGCCGGAACTCATCGACTATTTCCATGCCTTCCTGGCCTTCTGCGTGGATCCCAGCTCCCTGCTGTCGCCACTGA CTCATAAACGTCAGAGTGGATTTAAAAATGCTAACACCGATATTGGCGGCGTACCAGGTCAGGGCGGCTATTCGACCAATTTTAGCGGCGGCATGAGCGGCGGAGCCGAGGCCCAGGTGGTTGGAGCGGTCTTCAAGCCGCTGGTCAGCCGCTTTGTGGAGGCCAGCAAGGATCTGAAGGGTCCGGAGAACATAGCCCTCTACGGTGACATCCGGCAGCTGGTCACCTATGTAAAGGGCGCCCATGGCGGTCCGTTTCGGCTGGTCGCCCTCAGTGGCATCCTGGCCGTCACTCCGAGGCCACACAAAAAGGGTCCTTCGGCGCAGACCACTCGTGTTATCAG ACACATTCCGCAGGCCAATGCAAATCAGAGTCTGCAAAACGACGACAACCGTTCCCAGCGACGTCTTCTCCTGAAGAAACGCAGCACTTCGTCCGCCTGCGCCGTG AGCCTGCTGGAGACGGAGGCTTGCGAGGAGCACTACAAGACCAGCCAGTCGCCACTGAGCAACTTCCGTCGGAGGACCACTGGGGTGCGACCCACGTTGACTCCGCGGCACAGCGAACGCGCCTTGTTATCCGACTCCACGTCCAGCTCGGAACGCAATTCGCTGGGACGGCTCAGCGGCTTGGTGCGCTGGTTCCGCGGTACGCCCAAGGAGGCATCGTCCATTGATCTGGAGATCGGGTCACTCAACCCGGAGATCTCCTCCACGTTCATGAGGCACGCCTCGCTGAAGATCCAGCGCGGGCGGTCGAGCGATGGCATTGGGCGGTCCATTCAGCGCGCCAAGCGACGCGTCGAGCGGCGGCTGAACCGTTTCGGCGGCATTGTGAAGGGCAAGAAGAAGGTGGGCGGCATCGAGGAGACGGCGGACTTCAGTCGCCGCAGCTCCTCGGACATGTGCGACGGTCCGCGGGAGTCGGAGGTGGTCATCCTCAAGGAGCGCAAGCTGGTGCCCACCGAACCGGTGCGCGTGGGCATGCTTCGGCTTTCCTTTCTGCTGGAGACCTGTGCCCCCGGCTCCTTTCCCGATCCCCAGCTGGTGGCCGCCGTTCTGGATTTG CCACAAGCTCCACTCGTGGCTAGGGCCACCTTCCTGCTTGAGTGCGCCCACTTTGTCCATTTGTGCAACAAGGGTCAGTGGCCCGCCTGGATGAAGCAGAACGTGGGCAGCTATCGGGCCTCGGGCGCAAACATCAATCTCAATCAGATGAAGCAGCAGGTGAGCCAAACGAGCGCCAGACGCACCCACATACTCCAACGGGCAGCCGGAAAGATGTTCCACCAGTGGGCAGAGATGGTGGGCGCCAGGCTGGAGGAGATTCTGTTTACGGAGCGACTGCAGTACGAAGCGGTCAATGCGAGTCTCACGGATCCCGAGAAGCAGCGCGAGTTGCTGCAacaggacgaggaggaggacttcCTTGACGAAACATCGGTCAATCCGCACGGCAATGATTGCCCACATTCCTTAAAGCTGATCGCCTGTGTGCTGCTCTTCGAGATTACGGCATTTTTGCGGGACACCTACCTGATGCTACCAAAGACATCCAAGCTGATCCATCGCGACAAACCGGCGCCATGGGAGAAGGTTTACCGCGAGGCCAATCGGCGCTGGTCCATGGCCCTCAGCTCCATGGGTCACTCGCAGACTTCCGCCCAGAGCTTGCAGTCGATAGCAGCCGGGAACGATGGTGCCGGCCAGTCGGAGCGAAAGATATCGTTCGTGCTCCACGAACCGGACAATGAGTCGGAGAATAGCAGCAACACAACGCTGACCAAGGAGGGCGAAGAAG CTCGTCGACCCACAACATCGGCTGTACGACCATTCCTGCTGAGACGAGGCACTGCCACCACAACTGGAGGATCCTTCAAGCGCCGCTCGCTGAAGCTTCGTCGCAACACCAAGGATAGCAAGGACATTGAAACTGATT TCAATATGCAATCACGTCGCAAGGTGTCCTCGCTCTCCGATCGCAGTGACACCTCGGAACAGGGCATGATCAGTGGTGGCGAGGAATCACCAGGAATTCTCAGTGACGATCAGCAGCCGGAGTCACCAACGGACTCGAATGAAAACGATGATACGGCCAAGAATATGCCGTGGCTAAAGGCAATTATCGATCTTATGTCCAGCTATAACTACTACTGCACCCATAAAGGATATTGCCATCCATTTTGCTATAAACGGCACATGCGATCCTGCACTCGCTTGGTCAAAGCCACCAGAAAG GTTTATGGCGAGGAGTTTGGATTCACCTTCGATGCAGACCATCCGAATGTGGAGCCCACTATCATCACCTCCAGTAAGCCACATACTTCTCGAGCTCGCTCCACTAGAAAAGTATCGGAGCAGAGTTCCACTCAGACATCTCCGTCCAAGCGAAAGGATAGCTTGTCACGCAAAGATCG GATAAGTGACGATCCTGATCTGGAAATGGCAGAGAAGTTGGCCAAAGCTTTTCGACAGGAGAAGGAAAAGAAGATGCAGGAGGAACCACCCATCCTGAAGTTTATCCGCATTCACATACGTAACTTGTTTCATTTTCCACTGGCCACCTTGCTAAAGGGTGCAGTTGTGCTCACCGAGGAGATGGTCATCGAGGCCATGCCCGCCGCTTGGGAACTCCTCCTAGAAACTAATCACGATACGGCCACCTCAAGTGCGGCCGTATTTTTGATGGGTTCGGTAAAGGCCCAGAACTTTGCCTTCGACATCATGCAGCGGGCTTTGAAGCACAAGGATCCGGACATAAGGATTGGAGCCATTCAGCGCTATCTGGTGTTATGGAAGTGTCGTTTCCATGTCTGGCCTCGAATGGAGGAGAATGCCCACGATGTGACCTTCAAGGTGCCACCGGGTGGCATCGAGTTCACTCTACCGTCGCCCAAGATTGGCATTGAAAGCCTGCCGGTGGTGGATCCACCCTGGATGCCAGTCCAGCAGACAAAGGACATGGACGTAACCCTAAACCAAGATAGACAT CGATCCTTGGTCACCGCAACCAAGAGTCGCAAGATGCAACAGACGGAGGCCATCCGGAATGCTCTGCGCCAGCAGAGGGATAAACAGAGGGCGGAGCGCCACAGTTTCCTGATCACCATGATACCCATAAGTCAACAGGCCTCCCATGAGCCCGGAATGGAGAAGCTGGAGGATCATGAGATCGAGGAGGACCTTGATGGCACACGCATGTCCTCGCACCtgcaccacgcccactccctCTTCCCCTCCGTTCTCTGCTCATCCGTAATGCAGATCGTTGGCTGCCTGGACGATGCGGCCATTGGATCGGATGGCAATGCCGTATATGAGATTGCGTACCAGGTGATCTGGGTTTGCTTGGTGGAGGAGTCAGCTCTGTTTTTGCGCTATGTCTTTGAGCGGCTGACTCGCGATCGGCAGGATCAGATGTTCAAGCTCCTGCGACACCTCATCCGATTCGTGCCCCGTCTGCCCCAACAGGCGGCATTTGCGCTCTACAACTCGATTATAGGATACATCATGTTCTACGTCAGATCATCCAATGAATTGAAGCAAGAG CTCGTTGGCTCAGCCTTATCTGTGCTGTGGATGGTGGTGCACTCGGTGCATGGAATTATGTTCAAGGATCTCAAGCAGATTCTGCGAAAGGAGCAGTGCGATGCATCCATTCTTCTAACGGCCAATGTGCCCGCTGCCAAAAAGATTGTTGTGCACGGACCAGCGGATGATGACTACAACATACCCTCTCAGTTTCCCGTCCAGGAGGATACTCTTTTCTGCCAGTTGCTCAAGGAGGCATTGGATTACTATCCCATCGATGAGAAGAACACCAGTCACTACTGTCTAGTAGACTACAAGAGCA GTAAAATCCTCAATCCCAATTGGTACATTCGTGATCTGTACTTCTTCAAGAGATCTCAATACCCTGAGGTGCGTCTGATGCTTATGCGTCCGGAGGAATCCTTCCTGGCACTCCAGAAGCAAGAGCTTACCAAGAAGTTTGTGGAAATCGGAAAGGTGCACCTGACATGGGCTATTCTGAAGAACGTGGACATGGTTGTGCAGCGGGTGGTATTCCTGCACGAGGAGCTGATGAAGCTGCCCTCCTTCCCGCGCAAGGCACTCGAGGTGGATCTGGATCTGCACCATGGTGGCGAGTACGGAAAGGTGCTGCTCGGGTTGGACGTCCTGCACAAGTTCATGTGGGTGCGACTGATCGCCCGCATGTTCGAGGCCATGGCTGGGAATTTCGCCTACTCAGCGGACATCCAACTCTTTCTGAACGTCCTTTCCGGCGCCTCCATTCTGCACGCCGAAGATTCGTGCATCATGCGCTATGTGATGGCCACCTTCATCAACGCCGCCTTTAACTTTAAGAACATCTTCTCTACGAACGGATACTTTATGATTATGCCCACACTGCTGCAAGTCTATTCCCTGCATCAGACTAACAagctcatcaccaccaccattGAGTATGCGGTAAAGCAGTTCTATCTGCTCAACCGGAAGCCATTTATCCTGCAAATGTTTGGTTCCGTTTCCGCCATTCTCGATACGGATGAGGATGGCACGTACGGAGAAGCCCACAAGGTGCAGTCGAGCTGTCTGTTTAACCTGCTACTCAGTCTCGAGGATCCCTCGCCGGATCCCCTAAACATTGCGGAGCTGGTCAAGGAACCCAAGCCGCTCAAGGCCATTGACTTTTGTTACCATGATGAGGATGACGACGTCACCGTTTTGGACTGCATTACCTTATGTGTCATGGTCGTCTCCTACTCCGCAGAGAGTACACGAGGATACCAAATGCTA ATAATTTTGGAGGCCATTCTGCCCTGTTATCTGCAGCAGATCCAATCGCCCAGCTATATTCCGTTGCAGGGAAAGTCTGAGCGAGATATAATCCTCCAGCTGGCGGTGGCCATTCGCACCATGGTGCACAACTGTGAGGGTCTGGCCAAGAGCTACAATGGACCCTATCGTAACAGTCCGGAGCACAAGGGTTCCTCGCAGCGCAACTGCAGCCGTGGACCTCCCTGTTCACCCGGCCTGGACTTTGAAGAGGAAACGCATCCCAAGTATATGACCGATGCTCGCACCAAGAACATGATGGACTCTGCCGAGGATTCGGAAATGATACGCACCGAATACCGAAGACCACGAGACGTGTTGCTCTCCGTGGTGGCCGATTTCCTCACGAAATCCACCGTACGTCTAGCAGAACTGGCCAAGAAGATGCCCAGTGATACGAAACCTACCGAGGTTCTGGACGCCAAGTGTCACATTCGTTTGGCGGACATCGCGCATTCCCTGCTAAAGGTGTCGCCCTATGATCCGGAGTCCATGGCCTGTCGGGGTCTGCAACGCTATATGCAGGCGGTTTTGCCGCGGGCGGAGTGGTCCAACGATACATTGCGCAACGCACTGGTCACCATTCTACGGCGCATCGACAAGGTGTTCCTCAAGATCTCAAAGAAGCCATCAATCAGGAGGAATACGGACTGGGAGGCGGCCGCCGGACTGCTGAAGGGCATCCACGAGACGATCATACGGCACTCGTACGTGCTGCACTGGCAGCAGATGAAAACGCTCATCAGCACGGTGCAGAATCTGATCGTCAACGAGCCCGGCATTCCCGAGGGCGTCTCCAGCGCAGGAGCAGCGCTCATGTCTCAGAATCCGCCGGCCTTTTTCTGCTCGGCCGTGGTGCGTTTGGTGGCCCTGCAGGTGGTCAGCCCCGTGGACTGTTTCTCCCTGGTCCAGATATGCGGCGGGAGCTCCGAATTTGCCACGCAGGAAAAGGCCGAGGGCTTTCTAATGCATCTGATAATGCCACTGTGTCTGAAGGTTTGCTCGGGCCGCGGCGTTTCCGACGTGGGCGAGTTGAAGATGTCGGACGTTTCCTTCCTGCTGACTGCCGTGTTGAATGCGATGAGTCCGCCGGCGGGTCGTACCGGGCAAGCCGTGTCCCAGATCAACCGGGTGACCGGCGACCTACGCGCCGGCTCACTCACCTTCACCGGCAGTCGGGATGCCAAGCGCCCAGCCCGCATCTCCGGGTCCCTCTACCAGGCCGCCTTCTTAGCCCTGCGCATCGTGTGCATCTGCTTCGAGAGCCGGCTCTCCAACGAGTGGCCGCGCATCGTTCGGGTGATGAGGGATCTCGGCAGGCGCAACGAGGCTGCGCCGGATCTCTGGAGCTTTATGGAGTTTGTGGTCACCCACCGAACGCCACTCTACATTGTCCTGCTGCCCTTCATTCTGCACAAG ATATCGCAgccacccattggggatcacGAGCGACACATGCAGTTTATCATCCGGGAACGATTGCGCGGAACACCGCCGCAGGGCGGGATTAAGTCTAAGGGAGCTCTGCTGCTGGAACTGGCCAGGGAGCTGCGGGACCTGCGCGACGAGCTGGAGGAGAAACGCTACG ATCGCGAGAGTTCCGAGCAGAAGAAGAGCGACACACCGGCGGCAACTA GAACCACCACGGGCCAGGCCTCGCACTCCCACGTCTCCGCCGTGCCGATCGACTCGCGCAGCGGATCCGGCGGGATCTGCACGCCCAGCGACACGCTGTCGCAGCAGACGCTGCACCCGCCGCGGGAGTCGCTCTCGAGCAGCTCCACGGGCCGGGATCCGCACACGACGACCAGCGAGAGCCAGAGCGGCGAGGCGGACGCAGGATCGGCGCCCACGCTGGTGGGGGCCACGCCGAGCGGATCGGGACATGGATCGGGCGGTGGTATTGGTACCGGTGCCGCCTCCGCCGTACCCTCGCATCTCTCGCATTCGCAGTCGTTGCAGCAGGCTCCCTTCAAGGCCCAGCCACCCAAGCTGCGCTTCGTTTCGTCCGTGGAGTTCCGGCACTCATCCGGGGAGACATCCACCACACCGCTCTCGCCGGAGAGCCCGGCGGAGGATAGTTCCGGCGATCATACCCGCTCACGCCTGCAGCGATCGAAGGCCGCCAGCCGAAAGACCTTTAGACTTAAGCGCAGTCGCCTGACGCCCATGGAACCACCCAGCATT GTCACCTCGCAGGAGGAGCAGGCCCCGCAGGCGCAGGCAAAGACCCTGGGCGAGATTTCCTGGGACTCCGTTTCACAGACATCCTCCACCTCTGGCTATCGGGACAACAACAGCCTGCAGACTGGCCTGCTCTCGCCGGATGGATCCTTGGGTGGGTTGACCCTGGGCCGCTCACCCTCGCAGCACTCGCTATTAATGGTCTTCGAGGGACAGGACGAGGACACCCTCATTTAA